The Scylla paramamosain isolate STU-SP2022 unplaced genomic scaffold, ASM3559412v1 Contig71, whole genome shotgun sequence genome contains the following window.
agagagaagggaggaaagaggtaaaccaATTTAAATTTAGCCCACGGAATTGTAACAGCATCAATATATGCAGCCTCTGGATCTGGTGTCCATGCACAGAATggagtcatttgtttgttcaaaCATGAAGCAAATAGGTCTATACAAGGATTCCCAAATATAGAACACAATTCCTTAAATATCATCTCATTCAGCTGCCACTCATGTCCGTCATTAAAGTAACGTGATGCCTCGTCGGCCATGACATTACATTTGCCTGGTATGTGGGAAGCTGTCAGCCATACCCCATTACTAAGACACCATTCCCAGATGTTCCTATAAAAAAATGTCATCACAAACTATTGACTTAACACCTCCCATCTCATTCACGTAATTAATCGCTGTGGTGTTATCACATAATGTGTAAACCTCTAAGGAGATGTGTAAAAGATCTCAATGAGAATAACATAGCCAATAATTCACGCATTAATGTGCGAACGCACCTCTTCAGGGGACCATCTGCCATTGGTAGTGATGCTATTTTGGCAACCTGCCCATCCTAGATTTTAAGCATCTGTGAACAACTCAGTATCTGGtgcatttctgaatattttcctgttttgactctccaattccttaatccaccagtttaaatctgttctaatctcctctgtaatgttcatccatctattaaagtctccacatgcctcttccaaagccttgatctttgctctttccatcctcctatagtgcatcttccccatctctacagctgggattgctgccaccagcaggccaatcactctagccacaattctaattttttctttgtctattgaCTAAAAGAGAGTAATGCTGTATAATCTCATCCCTCCTACCCGCCGGCAAGGTAACTGTCATGGCCACCAAATCTATCACATTACCTAAATACTCAATACGCGTAGTGGGACTtaaaaacagatttctccacATTTATGCAGAAACCTACACTCTGCAACAACTGAATGTTGTCATTCATGCAATCAAAACATCTCGGCAAAGAGCTACTATACAGAAGCGTATCATCAATATAACTAGTGATGTGGCTTTTATGCCTAAGTGTAGAGAAAACTGGCTTCAGAAGTTTTGTAAATAGACGAGGACCATCCGAAAACCCGTTAGGTAGACGTGAACTGGTAAATCTTATCCAACCATCTAAAACacagatatttttgttgttcctctgcAATTTTTACTGAATAATAGGCTTTCTTAAGGTCTATAGAAGCCATATAATCTCCTTGGCTAAGCAACTGTAAtacttgttcaaaattttctattttaaaatgagtatattctacatgcctgttcagttttcaagatttaacaccatcctataatcccctgtcttattcttcctcagaaaaactggtgaaagtATTTGTTGATCCTGTCCATGTGTCTCTATGATGGCCTTTATCTCTAACAATTTTTTAACCTCCTAATGCATAATCAGTTTATCTTCCTCACTAAAGACATACTGTATATCCTCTCTAAATAAATATCCGATATTAGCTTCATCTATATTCAGATGACAATGTTCCACCATATCCAAAATGAACAGGTCACTTGTAATCACACGCCATTTATTGATAAACTTGTGAAGTTGCCCAGCCTCAAATTGTTCTTTCACCTGGGTTAATGCCGGGGGATATGTTGACCCCAGCCTCtcacgttttttgttgtccaAGCTTGAGCAGGGTAGGAGCGCCTGTGTTCACCACTGGAGGGCATCCTGCGAAAACCATATGGCTGATATCTGGATGGGAATCCACAGGAGGAGGCCTtggcaaaaaagttacattgtttacctccaccaaatctgccactgcttgcagtccaagatgtaggcttcttaaaagtgaatttagttttcagcctttctgcctcctcaatATTTCTGTTGGCTTGTGACAGGTCATCCCCAAACAATAGACCCATCATGGGAGCCTTGTCAGCACACAAATGAGAATATTTGGGATTAATGTCCCTCTTTATGATATGTCGCCTGTTCAAGTTATTTCTGTAGTGGGCATTACCCAATAATGCTAATGCACCATTGAGCATGGCCACCTCATTTGCAATAATTTGGTGCTCTTCATCACATGCCACCTTGTCTAGCACAGTAAGCGATTTTACAACAATAGTAGCTgccttggtaatatcttttttcccacttcccttAAGCGGAAGTCTGCCTTCTTTGCCTCTGCAGGCAGTGCGTCCAGGACCTGTGGGTTGCAATCCATTTGAGTTAATGCATGGCAGTTATTTGGTCTAAATGTCACCTCATCCTCTACAATGGCTTTGTAATCTTCCTGCCTCATGCCATTAATAAACAGGTGGTTCACCATTGCAGCAATTTCCTTGTCAAGTTCTTTTGAGACAGTTTCCATGGGTTCATAATTCTTAGCACCTTGTAACAATATACTATCATGAGGAACATCCCTctggatttcctcttcctcatcactgtcctccctcagtggagttctaaatccagaaaatcctgcctgtgattcctgagaatcaggcatcaaagtattatttgacacctacaggggagcattgttatgaactgcttttgacttcacagccccattttccttcttaagcttgtccATGTCTTTCCTCAACTAAATTAAAGCATCCATAATCATGCCCAAAGAAGGCGCATTGCTGTCTTCACCAGCGTAttttggagaaggggaaggtgaccgAGAGTAACTTAACCTCTCATGACGAGTAGAACGGCTCTTAGATCtggatctttcttcatgtttactCCCCTTGTGTAGTCCCTTTACCTTAGCTGAGGTGCGTGGCAAGCTGGTAGTTCTGAATCTCTCAGGACTGGGGCAAGCATCAGAAGGCGTCCTAGACATGGCGGCTAATGTTAACAATATGCCACCCCTTTTAACAGCAGTTCCTTTTATAACCCCACGGGTGCCTTAACCTCACACACAGGGTAACTTTAAAtcaaaaactccttccttaTAATAATCTGGGAAGTCAAATGCCCCCAGGCTTGTAAATAAGGCAATATTCCTCTTGCCCCAATAATGGGTAACAAGATGGAACCATCTCGCACCTATGTCGGCTCACGAGTGCCCaaatattgttatatatatatatatatatatatatatatagcataaaaTATTTGCCAATAATCCGCCTTATACCAAGTAACGGATATCATATAACCAATAATCCGCCCTTATACAAGGTAACAGATATTTATAGTCCATAATCCGCCCTTAAATCAGGTAACGGATTCAAGTAGGCAACACTCCGCCCTTATCAGGTAACGGATATCCATAGGCAATACTCCGCCCTataatcaggtaacggataacTCAAGACAATATTCCATCCTTATAACAGGTAATGGAAACCATAATACACAAtccaaacaagaaaactaaTATTCCTATCACTCCTCGATAACAGAAGTCGTAACAACAGAACAGGAGGCAGGACCGACGTCCGTCTTGTGTGGTGTCTGCGTAGTAACTGATTGTGTGGCaaagtgtagtgtatctcatgtgaacggcaccatctagcagacaagtgatttgccgaagtaaaatttgTAGCATTGGTTGCCTCTTCCAGCTTTTCATTGTTGCCTTCCCATTCCTCACTTGATCCAGGTCAGATGTATTATTTCCACATGTGTTTTGCAGACACCACCTCTATTAcagttcatttccttctctcacctgctCTCACATTACATGCTGCAGCCCCACacagtgctgtttttttttttttttttttttttatgtaggaagggcactggccaagggcaacaaaaatctaataaaaaaatgcccactgaaatgccagtcccataaaagggtcaaagcagtggtcaaaaattgatggataagtgtcttgaaacctccctcttgaaggaattcaagtcataggaagatggaaatacagaagcaggcagggagttccagagtttaccagagaaagggatgaatgattgagaatactggttaactcttgcgttagagaggtggacagaataggggtgagagaaagaagaaagtcttgtgcagcgaggctgcggaaggaggggaggcatgcagttagcaagatcagaagagcagttagcatgaaaatagcggtagaagacagctagatatgcaacattgcggcgatgagagagaggctgaagacagtcagttagaggagaggagttgatgagatgaaaagcttttgattccaccctgtctagaagagcagtttcAGTGGAACcccgccagacatgtgaagcatactccatacatggacggataaggcccttgtacagagttagcagctgggggggtgagaaaaactggcggagacgtctcagaacacctaacttcatagaagctgttttagctagagatgagatgtgaagtttccagttcagattataagtaaaggacagactgaggatgttcagtgtagaagagggggacaattgagtgtcattgaagaagaggggatagttgtcttggaaggatgtgtcgagttgatagatggaggaattgagtttttgaggcattgaacaataccaagtttgctctgccccaatcagaaattttagaaagatcagaagtcaggcgttctgtggcttccctgcgtgaaatgtttacctcctgaagggttggacgtctatgaaaagacgtggaaaagtgcagggtggtatcaccagcgtaggagtggataggacaagaagtttggtttagatcattaatgaataataagaagagagtgggtgacaggacagaaccctgaggaacaccactgttaatagatttaggagaagaacagtgaccgtctaccacagcagcaatagaacggtcagaaaggaaacttgagatgaagttacagagagaaggatagaaaccataggaggatagtttggaaatcaaagctttgtgccagactctatcaaaagcttttgatatgtccaaggcaacagcaaaagtttcactaaaatctctaaaagaggataaccaagactcagtaaggaaagccagaagatcaccagtagagcggccttgacagaacccatactggcgatcagatagaaggttgtgaagtgatagatgtttaagaatcttcctgttgaggatagattcaaaaactttagataggccggaaattaaagcaataggacagtagtttgagggattagaacggtcaccctttttaggaacaggttgaatgtaggcaaacttccagcaagaaggaaaggtagatggtgacagacagagctgaaagagtttgactaggcaaggtgcaagcacggaggcacagtttcggagaacaataggagggaccccatcaggtccataagccgtctgagggtttaggccagcgagggcatggaaaacatcattgcgaagaattttaataggtggcatgaagtagtcagagggtggaggagagggaggaacaagcccagaatcgtccaaggtagtgtttttagcaaaggtttgagcaaagagttcagctttaggaatagatgtgatagcagtggtgccatctggttgaaatagaagagggagagaagaagaagcaaagttattggagatttctggctagatgccagaaatcacgaggggagttagatcttgaaaggtttgacattttctgttaatgaaggagtttttggctagttagagaacagacttgacatggttccgggcagaaatataaagtgcatgagattctggtgatggaaggcttaagtaccttttgtgggccacctctctatcatgtatagcacgagaacaagctgtgttaaaccaaggtttagaaggtttaggacgagaaaaagagtgaggaatgtacacctccatgccagacactatcacctctgttatacgctcagcacacaaagacgggtctctgacacggaagcagtagtcattccaaggaaaatcagcaaaatacctcctcaggtccccccaactagcagaggcaaaacaccagaggcaccttcgcttagggggatcctgaggagggattggagtgataggacaagataaagatatgagattgtgatcggaggagcccaacggagaagaaagggtgacagcataagcagaaggattagaggtcaggaaaaggtcaagaatgttgggcgtatctccaagacggtcaggaatacgagtagggtgttgcaccaattgctttaggtcgtggaggatagcaaagttgtaggctagttcaccaggatggtcagtgaagggagaggaaagccaaagctggtggtgaacattgaagtctccaagaatggagatctctgcaaaagggaagagggtcagaatgtgctccactttggaagttaagtagtcaaagaatttcttatagtcagaggagttaggtgagaggtatacagcacagataaatttagtatgagagtgactctgtagtcgtagccagatggtggaaaactcggaagattcaagagcgtgggcacgagagcaggttaagtcattgcgcacataaacgcagcatccagctttggatcgaaaatgaggatagagaaagtaggagggaacagaaaaggggctactgtcagttgcctcagacacctgagtttcggtgaggaaaaaaagatgaagtttagaagaggagaggtggtgttctacagattgaaaattagatcttagactgcgaatgttgcagaagttaatgaagaaaaagttgagggggctgtcaagacacttagggtcgtcgacaaaaagacagtccgacctggggacatttatggtcccctccccagatggggactccgaggctggtgtaggagtcgccatgatttaaaaaattttgagtgaagggtgtgtgtgttattaggtgcttgtagatttgtgtggaggaagagagttgtctttagagggcaggctgtgactgcccccttgtgttgtgagacacaaagggaaatgttgtgaggtcacagctgggtttaataagttcacagcaccccctgaacagtactTTAGAcgtcactgggagtaattatcgtttcggcaggtgtctactgcctcctcctgtgaggaggcagtagacttCCTTGTATAACCAGCTCTGCATTCAttaaaagcattctatatttctcccttttctcttcatacttCTTTCATGCAGTTTCATTCTACTTCTGCTTATCTTCTGAAGCAGTATAAtattcaaaacacctaacttgtAACAGCTGTATGTCTTGCTTCTCTGTCAGCCACCagtgcagtattcttttttttaataccagTTGGTTCACATTCCACTGTACTACCAACTTTCACCAGACTCCCCTCTATCTGTATTAAATGAAAACACTCAGTTTCAGACTCCTCATTGGCCTTCCCAAGCACCAGCAGTTTTAGCACAATGGCACAAGACGGGTAGGACATGGTGCCTCTCGACCTCGAGCTTCTGgctgagctggaggaggaagcaacCTCTCACTATACTGAGGAGGATAACCAGTTTACAGAGGTATGTCTGTTGTTACacatgtgtggtgctttgtttcagctttcctttttttattgagaCATCAGCTTGATGTGTGTGCATGCTCAAGTGTGGATGCTTTGTTTCATCTGCCTCTTTTGTTAAGATATCAGCCTAGAGTAATGAAAATTACTTCACATCACTGGGATGGATATTCAGTCACAAAGGAGTATAGTTGCTGAAGCCAAGCTGATCTGCAAGTTGTGCTCTCTGCAtgctctccacctccttcccctatcttttgaaaatattggtaTGAAAACATAATGTATGATATCAAAGTATTaacttttagaaaaaaaaatagtttaaagAAATAGACCAGTTATTTACACAACTCATTCATACGCCTGTGTTTCATATCATGTCACTGACTTGCATCACGTCTCCACTGGTGAGTCAGCAGGCATGACTGCCTAACCTAGACACAATCAGTGGCCAGTGGGAGCAGCAGCAAGTGAACTGTAAGagtttttaaaaagaaaactggttGTAATCCACCACCAGATCAATATGGGTGTTTGCTGCTATTGTATATTACCCATGCAAATCAGTTCACACTGTTTGATGTGtagcttattttatctttcctccaggCAGAGAAAATTTGCACAGTTCACAGGCAGTctcaacaaagaaaaatagccAAGATAAAGcatgtgtatacacacacacacactttgttgaTTCATTCCATCTGTAAGCACCCCCACTCCCCCAGAGATCACATTAGAACAGAAGTTTGAGGGTTGTGGAAAGTGTGATATTTCCTGCCACAAACACTGTGTGGAGTATGTCGTCCTAAGGTTAAGTGGTGGGACTTTGGCTGACACATAGTGGCAGTTAGAGGAAAATCCCATCATTATTGGAGCAAGACAGCTGAAGGAACAGAACCCCATGATTCTTCTGGATGTCAGTGTGAGTGGCGGAGCATATCATGCTCTCCAGAAGCCTCAAACCTAGAAGCCAGGTGATGTACTGTAACTCAGTTTACTCCAGTTTGGTGGCACATTTTCCGAGAAATTTGTGCACTTGTATATGCATGCATCACAAAATGCTGCAGATGGGATGAGGTAAGTGATACTTCATAAAAAGGCATATATTTCTcaagaaaagtaattaaaacCGACCCATATTGTCAATCAAAGCAAGTGGGAAGAACTTGAGTATTGCCATTTAGTAGGTATTTTTGGCATGCAGCTTCTCTGTGGTGAATACAGTGGTAAAAATAACTAACATGCTAGTTGGCCACATGCAACTCACCAATCATGTCAAGATGTGCTGGCTGGACTTCTTTTACTCtatccttccacctccctgtgATTCTCTTCTCCTATTACTCTATCACCTTTCACCTTACTTGTTCAGCACTTCTGTCAGCTTTTCCTGCTCTCATTCATCTTAAATCTACTCGCAaaaattccctccctccattaggTGTTGGTCAGACATCACtctaccttttcctctcatcattcaCAGGCAATATTTTTACTGCTTCCCTGACACTGGTGGTGACAATTCTTCATCTGCTTGCATCACTCAAGTATGctcatcattatccttcttaaatataaatatttccaGTCACTAACTGTCACTGAAAGCATAGCCCTAACATTCTTCCTCCAATTTAATTTCTTTGAAGTGCACCACACAACTACACCTTAAActacacacagtggaacctcggttcgtGAACATTACTATTTATGAACAAATCACTTCATGAATATCTTTTAAGAATTTTTGCCATGGTTCTTGAacagtgtttctgtgtgtgaatGCACAAACACCCTGCAGACCCCCTCAGctggcaagcacacacacactgttgtgtTTTGGCATGCCTGCCGTGAACATTGTGATTATCACACACTGGCAAGTCACCCAAGTCAGGTGCCTTCCCAGCTGTTGGAGAGGAGCTAGACCTGGATCTCCTTTACCCCATTCCACCTCTAGTAAATTGCATGCCTTCTTATTTAGCCTGcctctttttactttactttcagGATGgttataaagatgataataattagagagaaaagacacCATCTCGCCTTGCACCAAACATGCACTGGCTGGAAGGAAATATTGGAGCAAGACTGTAAAGGAGGGATTTTTCTGCATAACAGTATGTGCTCTGTTGTCCAATTACATTTCACCTCATGTCCCATTGTCTGGATACCCAAAGAAAGAGTGCATCTGTTAGACAGGTTTATAAGACGTGAGGTTGTCAAGAATTCCTGGATCACAGACACAAGGTGGAATTTGGAAAGCATGTGCTGTCATGAGTAGTGCAACAATCCCCATTTTACATAGACTTTTATGCTCAAATATTTCCTTCCAGCCAACCCATGCCTGGTGCAAGGCAagattttgtcttttcctctcaaaCAACTCTTTCCAACCATTCTGAAAGTTGAAATAGGAAGTGGCAGACTTAATTAATTTATGAAGGCATGTGATTTAGAGATGGAGTAAGGTAAGGGCTCCCAGGTCAAACAGCTGGGAAGGCACCTGACCTTCATATCAGTGACATGATATAGCCTGATGTCCAAGAAACTTACACCTTTCTGTGGTTACTGTAACTTCATTcttgtcaaagaaaaaaaaaaaaaataataataataatgcagtttCTGAGGTTGGAATAGATTAattgtattttaattaatttaaatggGAAAACTTGTTTTGGTTTGTGAACTGAGGTTTCTACTGTACATAGATCCCAACAAAGTTCAGAATCCCCTGAATCCCTCCTCTCTACTCTATAGCAGCTCCTTGTCTATGAAATGACCAGTATTTGATATGTTCCAGCACTGCAAGAAGAGCCTGCCTAAGCCGCCAATACTCCCTGCTGACAGATTTGACCGCAACAGACAGTGCAGAGGCAACTTTAGGCATCAAGactacaggaaggaaggaggctgcAGGGATCAAGGGGAGTACAGAGGTCATGGGAATTATAGGGATCGTGGGAATTACAGGGATCACAGGTGGGAATATTCTGACCACAGGCAAGGGAGGTTTGTCAGTGACCACAGAGATCATGATGACAGCAGAAGGGATAGCGAGAAGAGGAAGTACAGGTCTGAGAAGGAGAGTGATGAGTATGGAAGAAGGAATTACCAGTCCAGCAAATACTACaatgggtggggggggggggggtgtcatcCTGTTGAGTTTTGTGAATCCAGTGGCTggtatatttatctttcatcagGGACTTCACACAAGCTTCCACGCCATTAATTCTTTGAGCAGTAACCAAAGATTACTGACATTTAATTTACATTTaaatgcctgcctgcctgtctgttcatATCTTTCTCTCACAACGTACTCACCATTCACTTGTGAACATTTAGATTTTtaggaaatatttttgagcaagttccTTCATCACAAGGCAACCAtctactaaaaagaaagaaaaatggaatataTGTTGGCATTTCCTTGATTGCTTTTGGTGTTAGTGACTTTCCAGAGTGACAATACAAGTGTTATCCCCACTACAAGTCATGCACTATATATAACATCACTGagtatcttttctctcattttcatataAATGTTTGTAACATTTTCATATAAATGTATGCTAACTTTTATGTGGACTTactgtaagattttttaaaAGTAAAGTATTTATCCAATTTACGATTATATACTAAAAACCTCCAAGAAAAGTATTTTTCCAATTCACGATTATATACTAAACCTTCATCTCCAAGATAAGACGTGATGGTTCATAACGTGCACAGGAATGGCATCCAACAAAGTAATTGTTGCCAAAGCCTCCAGTAATCCAGAACCTTAAAAAAGTTGCAACCCTCACTTTAGTCTGAAATTTTTATACTGTATTTCTGCATAATTATCAAGTTACATCCCCTTGCAGCCTCAGCACACCAAGGCAAGGAGATACCGTGAAGGATTAGACCAAACATTAACACAGGTAAATCTTTAAACTTACACTAAATCTTAAGATGGCAAGGCAACAACTACTTTGTTGGATACTGTTGTAATATGTAGTTTTTATTCTCACCCAAACTTTCTGGCATAAATTAaggatgaatgatgaataaggCTGCCAcaatttgtaaagaaaatactgaCTGATGTTAATAATATGGATTTAAgaagtaaatgtaaaataaacctCTGCATGAATAACAAGACTTTTCTATAGAATGTGTTGGTTAGTGTGGTgatgactgctgctgctgctgctgctaccgctgcaGGTCAAGTGGCTTCTTGGGACTGCGTCACAGTACTCCTTGATTTCTGAAATAAACATTGAATCATTACTACAGTGTTTAGTGCATCCACTGAAATTCCATCTACTTATGCATCAGTCTGACATTCTCCAAGAGAGGCAGCCAAGACATCTATGTAACCCTACAAGCAATGCCTTAAGGCCAACTGAAATCATTCTAACTGGGAAAAGTAAGATGTAAAGGGAGCAGGTATCCATTTATTAATTCTTCAAATCTtttgttcatttcttgttcctaAATAAATATCAGCTTGGCAATGGAGAagtaatgaaagtgaaaagtgtTAAAAGGAAAGGGTAACATACATATCTATTCTACATTCATAATCACAAAACCTTTCAGATTTCAAACAAGAGTTCACTGCTTCACCTGCACAAAAAGTAATAcaggtgagtgggagggaagacCAGCGAGACTTAGTGATAAAACATGGCCTTGTGCTGATTATTTAGGAAGAGACCAGAGATTAGCACACAAGAAATTAACCAAGAGGACAAAGAATATATGATTACATGAGCAGGGAAAATGGAGGATGGTGATGTGCaacaatgaagggaaaaaaaaccaCATGTTTAGAAAGATGTATCATCTCTTCAACATTTCAAACCACTTCTATTTTACATTGCTCCTCTATTTACactttatctcattttccttgACATTGTGTATGGTTCTTGTGACTACCTGCCTCATGTGAAATCATATGAAATCCTACCATCAGGGTCAAGTCTGCAGCCATTCTACTTCATTGAGTCTGGAGTCTGGACTCTGTCTGGTATAAATACCACCTCAAAAGTGCCTGCTATCTCCTCTGTGAACAAGCCAGCAGTAGGGTGTTGGGAAGTCCCACTGTAGGCAGTGCCTGGCTGAGGACTTAAGGCAGCATCACACAAGGCAAATTTCTGCAAGCATGCTGCCTGTTTTGCTGGTGAGACCAGCGACACAGCAAGTTTGGCATCACACAGGGACTGGGCTGTTATGTTGACATCTTGTAATAAATCTTTTGCTCTATTTGGCAGCTCATATAGGCTGTGCAGCACTGCCTCTACAAGCCGTGGCTGCACCCTGCTGGCCATGGTCAGTCACTCTGGGCCCCAgggttgaggtggcaacagCGCAAGTAGGTCCTACAGCCAACATGGTGCCTAGATCCACTATAGCTCAATTAATGTGTCGAGCTTTCACACTCCAGCAAAACTTAGTGCGGGTCTCCTTCACAACACATTG
Protein-coding sequences here:
- the LOC135098628 gene encoding putative uncharacterized protein DDB_G0281733 isoform X1, producing MVPLDLELLAELEEEATSHYTEEDNQFTEHCKKSLPKPPILPADRFDRNRQCRGNFRHQDYRKEGGCRDQGEYRGHGNYRDRGNYRDHRWEYSDHRQGRFVSDHRDHDDSRRDSEKRKYRSEKESDEYGRRNYQSSKYYNGWGGGGCHPVEFCESSGWYIYLSSGTSHKLPRH